One Misgurnus anguillicaudatus chromosome 19, ASM2758022v2, whole genome shotgun sequence genomic region harbors:
- the LOC129444446 gene encoding uncharacterized protein, translating to MKMDTAKTVADELNRGCYAESVLKYFFDKPDAYEDGLTDSEDDLSEDESDMIRLDNIPNLQLSEDEDEDEEECIGLASDELDRKISEAISVVTFEGDEDREMLKIRNFDCKCFTRRKENSLHVRQSCSQKLSPDIMYNIRLDSLAAEKEWQDMRIIGHLEANRRTMQTSEMTTSTKKTPTKRRCARTTYFIGGNEICKNTFLFLMGIGRDTLADIVKHYEENGARPRLRKKHSLPRPPVRFISPEDINRVVDFIKNYAEDNAILLPGRQPGHKDWHVKLLPTHVSKASVWRVYVKSAKELGERAVCKTSFKALWNRLLPHIKSCRLRTDLCWQCQSNNEQLIRSANLPDDRKSEAVKKQQDHLSLVQKERALYNDLNAACRKICSVSNLSFGPSLPASKKIRMHYSFDFAQQLHFPSNPLQPGPMYFLTLRKCGLFGVSCEGLQKQVNYLIDEGMSSTKGSNEVISYMHHFFGNFGVGETEVDLHCDNCSGQNKNNFMLWYLAWRAGQKFHEKIDIHFLIAGHTKFSPDCGFGLIKQAYMKTRVNTLADIAEVVENSSPVSHLNIPQLVGTAEGKVLVQTFDWQHHLTRHFRRLPQIKSYQHFSFDAKRPGVVLAKTDRDAQHVEFQLLRDGEDLFLGNFIFYIKTNNFFIRVPAVDLTGVPAEYADIAQVFSKARATSLPPHRPYDCAIDLLPGTSPPKSRLYSLSVPEREAMDQYINDALRAGLIRPSTSPAGAGFFFVEKKDGSLRPCIDYRSLNDIMVKNRYPLPLLSTAFELLQGAQEHTQHVRRVLCQLLENKLYVKVEKCEFHRKSVSFLGFVVAPGEIRPDPAKIKAVAEWPVPESRKDLSRFLGFANFYRRFIRNYGQVAQPLTALTSTMERFNFTLSYRPGSKNTKPDALSRLFESPGSAGDETILPEGRVVGALCWGIEQRGRGKCQRGAQRVDCGFRMRFTPRSSGGVTSPSSDCPQHSVGFIQFFMCLKPVYFSHLNPVPSAPTPPTPQLIDGAPVYSVKSLLDVRRRGRGFQYLVDWEEYGPEERCLVPARDILDPGLIEDLRRRRDSLSRFHSVVDCNLSSPTISAGILFISAIWFLPDWCGNSRVSLSSSVVFPDAVQWLVLTGIVRCPALGQLKSPKHLSLSVPRQEDLSVFRQDIIIEDFGCASGCPTAMLCFPL from the exons ATGAAGATGGACACCGCAAAGACTGTCGCAGACGAGCTGAACCGTGGATGTTACGCCGAAAGTGTTTTGAAGTACTTCTTCGACAAGCCGGATGCCTATGAAGACGGGCTCACTGATTCTGAAGACGATCTGAGCGAAGATGAAAGCGACATGATACGACTGGATAATATCCCTAATCTACAACTGAGCGAAGATGAAGACGAAGACGAGGAAGAATGTATCGGGCTGGCGTCAGATGAGTTGGACCGCAAGATATCAGAGGCTATATCGGTTGTAACATTTGAAGGTGATGAAGACAGAGAAATGTTGAAAATCCGAAACTTTGACTGTAAATGCTTCACGAGGAGAAAGGAGAACTCTCTGCATGTGAGACAGTCCTGTAGCCAGAAGCTTTCTCCAGACATTATGTACAACATACGGCTGGATTCTTTAGCCGCGGAAAAAGAGTGGCAGGACATGCGAATTATTGGACATTTAGAGGCAAACAGACGCACAATGCAAACTTCGGAAATGACAACATCCACAAAAAAGACGCCGACAAAGAGAAGATGTGCCCGAACGACTTATTTCATTGGAGGGAATGAGATCTGCAAGAACACTTTTCTGTTTCTTATGGG CATTGGGAGAGACACCCTGGCTGATATAGTCAAACACTATGAGGAGAATGGGGCAAGACCACGTTTGAGGAAGAAGCATTCACTGCCACGTCCACCAGTCAGGTTCATcagccctgaggacatcaacagaGTTGTGGACTTTATAAAAAACTACGCAGAAGACAATGCCATCTTGCTGCCTGGCCGACAGCCTGGGCATAAGGACTGGCATGTGAAATTGCTGCCAACTCATGTGTCCAAGGCTTCAGTGTGGCGTGTCTATGTGAAGTCTGCTAAGGAACTTG GTGAGCGTGCTGTTTGTAAAACCAGCTTCAAAGCACTGTGGAACCGACTTCTCCCACACATCAAAAGTTGCCGCCTGCGCACAGATCTTTGCTGGCAGTGCCAAAGCAATAACGAGCAGCTGATACGAAGTGCAAACCTCCCAGATGATAGAAAGTCTGAAGCAGTAAAGAAGCAACAAGATCATCTTTCCCTTGTACAGAAAGAGAGGGCCCTATACAACGATTTGAATGCTGCCTGCAGAAAAATTTGCTCTGTCTCTAACCTGTCTTTTGGACCGTCCCTACCAGCTAGCAAGAAGATTAGGATGCATTACAGTTTTGATTTTGCTCAGCAG TTACACTTTCCCTCAAACCCTCTCCAGCCAGGACCAATGTACTTCCTGACACTACGGAAATGTGGCCTATTTGGTGTTTCCTGTGAAGGGCTGCAGAAACAGGTGAATTACCTGATTGATGAAGGCATGTCATCTACTAAGGGAAGCAACGAAGTCATCAGCTACATGCATCATTTTTTCGGCAACTTTGGAGTTGGAGAAACAGAGGTGGATCTTCATTGTGACAACTGCAGTGGGCAGAACAAGAACAACTTCATGCTCTGGTACCTTGCCTGGCGCGCTGGACAAAAGTTTCACGAAAAAATCGACATCCACTTCCTTATTGCTGGTCACACCAAGTTTTCTCCTGATTGTGGCTTTGGACTCATCAAGCAAGCCTACATGAAGACAAGAGTCAACACTTTGGCAGACATCGCTGAG GTTGTGGAAAACAGCTCTCCTGTAAGCCACCTTAATATCCCACAGCTTGTTGGAACAGCAGAGGGCAAAGTTTTAGTCCAAACATTTGACTGGCAGCACCATCTGACTCGACACTTTCGTAGACTCCCACAGATCAAGAGTTATCAGCACTTTAG CTTTGACGCCAAGAGACCAGGTGTGGTGCTTGCAAAAACTGACCGTGATGCACAACATGTTGAATTTCAGCTACTGCGCGACGGAGAAGATCTTTTTTTaggaaactttattttttacattaaaacaaataaCTTTTTCATAAGa gttCCGGCAGTCGATTTGACCGGGGTCCCGGCGGAGTATGCGGATATTGCTCAGGTGTTTAGTAAAGCCCGGGCCACCTCCCTTCCTCCTCACCGGCCATATGATTGCGCTATTGATCTCCTCCCcggcacttctccgcctaagAGTAGACTTTATTCTTTATCGGTACCtgagagagaggctatggaccAGTATATTAATGATGCCCTGCGTGCCGGTCTCATCCGTCCCTCCACCTCGCCCGCAGGGGCggggtttttctttgttgaaAAGAAAGACGGCTCCCTGCGTCCTTGTATTGATTATAGGAGTTTGAATGACATTATGGTTAAGAATAGGTACCCCCTTCCTTTATTGTCTACTGCGTTTGAGCTCTTGCAGGGAGCGCAG GAACACACTCAGCATGTCCGCCGAGTCTTATGCCAGTTGTTAGAGAATAAGTTGTATGTCAAGGTGGAGAAGTGCGAATTCCATCGTAAGTCAGTTTCGTTCTTGGGTTTTGTTGTTGCCCCAGGTGAGATCCGTCCCGACCCAGCCAAGATCAAAGCGGTTGCCGAATGGCCAGTCCCCGAGTCCCGTAAGGATTTATCAAGATTTCTGggtttcgccaatttttaccgacGATTTATCAGAAATTATGGTCAGGTTGCTCAGCCTCTTACTGCTCTCACTTCCACTATGGAGAG ATTCAACTTCACCCTCTCGTACCGGCCCGGTTCAAAGAATACTAAGCCCGATGCTCTCTCTCGTTTGTTCGAAAGTCCCGGTTCTGCTGGGGACGAAACCATTCTCCCTGAGGGGCGGGTGGTGGGTGCCCTGTGCTGGGGAATAGAACAACGGGGGAGGGGGAAGTGCCAGAGGGGTGCCCAGCGGGTCGATTGTGGGTTCCGAATGCGCTTCACTCCgaggtcatccggtggggtcacgaGTCCAA GCTCAGATTGCCCCCAGCACTCGGTCGGGTTCATCCAGTTTTTCATGTGTCTAAAGCCTGTGTATTTTTCCCACCTTAATCCTGTTCCCTCTGCCCCCACCCCTCCCACCCCTCAGCTTATAGATGGTGCCCCTGTGTATTCAGTTAAGTCTTTACTGGATGTGCGTCGCCGGGGTAGGGGATTTCAATATCTCGTAGATTGGGAAGAAtatggtccggaggagaggtgttTGGTACCGGCCCGGGACATTCTGGACCCTGGGCTGATAGAGGATCTCCGCCGGCGACGGG ATTCCCTGTCCCGTTTTCACTCTGTTGTGGATTGTAATCTGTCGTCGCCCACCATCTCTGCTGGTATACTCTT